The following are encoded in a window of Artemia franciscana chromosome 5, ASM3288406v1, whole genome shotgun sequence genomic DNA:
- the LOC136026923 gene encoding uncharacterized protein LOC136026923: MKVLVFTSLCVAAAIAAYPANNYGAGVPELPPLGAAAQHPRYGHGHAGYGDQKYGNDYVIARRYESSTRGPNGVESAYAYQVDGQTVQVARRDQYHKGYGYNQHH, translated from the exons ATGAAG gttttagttttcacttcATTGTGTGTTGCTGCTGCCATTGCTGCTTATCCAGCCAATAATTATGGTGCCGGAGTGCCGGAGCTCCCACCTTTAGGTGCCGCAGCCCAACACCCTCGATACGGTCACGGACATGCAGGATATGGAGATCAGAAATACGGGAACGACTACGTTATAGCAAGAAG ATATGAGTCAAGTACCCGAGGGCCCAACGGAGTTGAATCAGCATATGCTTACCAAGTTGACGGACAAACTGTACAAGTCGCACGAAGAGACCAATATCATAAAGGATATGGATATAATCAACATCATTAA